The following are encoded in a window of Phaseolus vulgaris cultivar G19833 chromosome 3, P. vulgaris v2.0, whole genome shotgun sequence genomic DNA:
- the LOC137839387 gene encoding uncharacterized protein, with translation MEAKASLYNKSWKRCRLSNQLDELVRNSFLRDYLQETQGVADVAVIGGDQGHEIPVHGEVHTISGGFSGGGCTTSQQKRYARTVMSVEAQEADDALDVDLVFTKADLRDVVPHDNDLVVISVVTVGRKVHRVLVDQGSSADVMFWMTFNKLQLSPDLLRPYTGCLYGFVGDQVEVLGHLELRTTFIDGTTSRTENIRYLVINAPFAYNILLGRPTLNRLRAVSLTMHMKMKLPGLGGKLITIKSDQKEAKRCYENNLKTKRGVFMVTTRAPSEEGVANQR, from the coding sequence ATGGAGGCAAAAGCCTCACTCTACAACAAATCATGGAAACGATGCAGGCTCTCCAACCAGCTGGATGAGTTGGTGAGGAATAGTTTCCTGAGGGATTATTTGCAGGAAACACAAGGTGTTGCGGACGTGGCGGTGATAGGGGGTGACCAGGGGCATGAAATCCCCGTGCATGGTGAAGTCCACACCATTTCGGGAGGTTTTTCAGGAGGAGGGTGCACCACTTCTCAGCAGAAGAGATATGCACGAACAGTGATGTCGGTAGAAGCGCAAGAGGCAGATGACGCTCTCGATgtcgacctcgtcttcaccaaggctGACCTCCGAGACGTCgtcccacacgacaacgacCTAGTGGTGATATCAGTAGTAACCGTTGGGAGGAAGGTACACCGTGTACTTGTggatcaaggaagttcggcagacgtgatgttctggatgactttcaacaagctgcagctgtcccccgacctgcTAAGACCTTATACTGGCTGCCTGTACGGTTTTGtgggagaccaggtggaggtgctTGGGCATTTGGAGCTGAGGACCACCTTCATAGACGGTACCACGTCCCGTACGGAGAACATCAGGTACCTCGTCATCAACGCCCCCTTCGCATATAACATACTGCTAGGTAGACCTACACTGAACAGGCTGAGGGCAGTATCATTGACAatgcacatgaagatgaagctgcctgGCTTGGGGGGAAAActgatcaccatcaagtcagatcagaagGAGGCTAAGAGGTGTTATGAGAACAACCTCAAGACGAAGAGAGGGGTGTTCATGGTTACCACCAGGGCACCAAGTGAAGAAGGGGTCGCCAACCAGAGATAG